The sequence gtgttttttttttaatatatgtttatttttaattagctTTTAAAAGTTTTTGTATTATGTATAACTAAGAACAATTTTAGTAGTGCAAACCTATGGGTggttataaactttttttttttgttgagaaaacaaacatgaaGAAGTTAAAACTTAAGGAACTAGAAAGCCGTCTTCAGCAAGTTGATGATTTTGAGAATCCAAAATTACTTCTTGAACAGTATCCAACAAGACCCCACATTGCAGGTAGAGATTAAACATAAAATTGTTGTAGATTCTCACTTTTCTGTTGCCAACACTGTATCAATACTtaaactgtaaaaaacaaaaaaatctgctcaatgtttttttgtttctaGATGTTTGTTGTGTGTGTCCTGAGAGAGTAATAAGTTCATTAGAGGCTTTTGCATTATTGCCAGAGATTGCTTAGAGAGAAACTAATGCATGTGTTTTAGTAAATGTCTCTAATATCTCAAACAATGAAATCTAATAAATGGATTTTAAAGTTAAGGATGTGGGTTGCAGAAAACTTTAATTTGTACTGATAACTGTTTGTTTGCATCAGGTATTAAGAACACAGAAACATGGCTCTTAGTTTTAATATTGATCTTTCAATCTGAgtaattataaaataccatttCCCCTGTAGGACCATCACAAACAAAATTTCCTTGTGCACCTTCCATAATTACAATGAATACACCACTGTACGCATGAGACCAACATGCAAGACCAATGAGTTGAATTCTTTCTTACTGTTCAATTTTTGTTTCCATACGTAAACTAGGATGTGCATTTTACTGAGATTACTAGGTTTGTGTATAGCATGGTTCCTGTATAATCTACCAAAGCCTGTGTGTCCTTGCTTAATTTTGAAATCTACCTCAAAGCTTTGTGAAGGACAAAAGAAAATACACTGACTTGTCAACTGCCTATTTGTTCTTATCCTATAATCTCTTATTTTTCAGCATGTATGCTTTATACAATTCACAACACTTTTGATGATATTGAAAACAAGGTGGTTGCAGATCTAGGATGTGGTTGTGGTGTACTCAGCATTGGAAGTGTAATGTTAGGAGCAGGGTAAGTGTTTAACACTCAAGTTCTCTTTGTTTCTTTCCCAATATAGAACTAAATGAGATAAGATTAAGAACATGACCAATGCTAGACTGTACTTAATTTAGGTAACTAAAAATGAGTGCATGACCACACATTTTAGTAGATCTAGCCCCTGTATGAGCATGCAAATAATAAGTAATAGGGGCACTTGTTtctaatacatattttaaatatagAGCATCTttgtaatttagaaaaaaaatctccaaactgTTCATTTCCTGTTCAAAAATTCTTGGAAAAATAAAAAGCTTCACTACTTGTATTCCTTTATTAGTAATTTACTTCTAAAACATCACTGTTCTGCTTTAGGCACATCTCTCAAAACTTTATAGCAGGAACAAACTTGACTGTTTAGAAATGtgcattctgaaaaaaaaaaaaagtaccacatcttttaaaaggaaaaatactgCATTGTCAATTATTGTTTTCCATTTTCCAGGTTGTGTGTGGGGTTTGACCTAGATGCAGATGCCCTGGAAATATTTAGTAGAAATGCAGAAGAGTTTGACCTCACAAATATTGACATGATTCAGTGTGATGTATGTTCTTTACCTGCCAGATCATCAAAAACTTTTGACACAGTAATTATGAATCCTCCTTTTGGGACCAAGCATAATAAAGGTTGGTAATTCTAAAAAGCAATTAAAATATTCCTACTTTTCAGCAAATGGTGTTAAAAATTTTACAATAATTGGCATTTAATAACTAGTTGAACTAATAGTTCTTTTGTATATTGCTATTACAATTAAACTTATCTACACCTATGCTAGACACCACAATTAGGAAAAATATGGAAATATACACCCTCTTCAGAGCCATAACGTACTCAACACAGCTTTTCAGAATGTACAGGCTGCAAGCATAACTGCAATTATTagggttaaaaaaaatggtgGACACCTAAGGATGAAATTAAAGAAGTTAAGACTTTAAATGCAGACAAATAAGACTTTAACAGCAGCTTGGGTCCTCTTCTTACAGGAATGGATATGACTTTTCTGAAGGTAGCTTTGCAAATGGCACAAACAGCTGTATATTCCCTACACAAAACTTCAACACGAAAAGTAAGTCCTTGTCTTCAGCGGGTTAAGCGTTAAGCAGGTGTAAGTGGCAATCTCATCTTCCACTACTTTTGTAAGATCAAATATGGATTCAGTAGCCAAGATGAATACCTGTGCCTTGGGTGTTTGAAAACTAAGATACTTAATTTATAGCGCTTAATACTTGAGTgggtagtgtgacaaagttcctcctctaccttggtgggtcctgcacttattggcagatttggtCGCCTCACAGATTTACCTTgtaggtcgggaaacagcccagagaccttcccctctggtagaagccacagtccagctcaattcctcctgtgtttgatcaggagttgcagcttcttgcatgcctcttgctcccagttccgtgtacacacttcctctcctctggctccctttggcctgactggagtgagcctgGAGcaacccctgctctggtcactcagggagcagaaaactgcttatccagtggccagtatatcttccttctactactctgctgttcccaactggcctgggtctatcacagtatatatgcacacacctttaaaaaaaaaaaaaaaaaagacactggtTGGAGTTCTGTCTTTGGAGCCTTAATAATTGGTATGAGAATGACAAGGTAGAACACTAGTCTTGATGCAGGAGACTGCAGATGTCAGATTAATACTTCAACTCAAAACGCAAGTACACTTAAAGTATAAAATATCTTACTATTTTAATGAGGTTTCCTCAAAATGCCATAAACTAATTGGAACTAAGTTCATGGACTATTTTCTTGTGTTCAGCATATACAAAAGAAAGCAGATGAATGGAAAGTGAAGATGGAAGTTATAGCAGGTAATATCTTgtacatacatttttttttaaatgcacttttAGTGGGTAATAGCCTCCAGGACCAGCTACTATTCAGATGTAGCATGAGGAGCTAGTTTAAAAATATGATCCATTGGGATGAAAAACTGGTAGATTGTTTTACCTCTCCCCAAACTACAAGGAGCAAGTGATAAAGAGGTCTAAACTAATGAAATAGGAAGTTTTGTAGCTTCTTCTGCCCCCAGGACAAACACCTCTAATGATGAAAGATGTCCCAGTTCATCAGAAAGTAAAGCAAATATTCTGGATATAGTCAGGAAAAACTCATCTCAAAACATTGTCAACAAGTTTTACCTTTCCCTGCTCCTGCATTCCCTTAGTCCTCAATTTGAGCTGTCAGTTTTTCTGATCTCCAAATTTTGGTGGGTATTTCAAGACTCGTGTGCTACTTTAATGGCACAGGAGTGAAGAatataggggaaaaaaagacataATTCAATATTTATACAGCAGTAGAATGCAGAGTTCCTTCATTGTCACACTTGTTTTGTGATGGTTATCTAGTATCAATTTCCTTCTAAAAACAAACTTGCTAATATGAAAATGCCTGTTTTGGTATTAATGTGCATTCACTAATCTGGCCAGAGCTCAAGAACAGGCACAGAGACCGAATAAATGTAAAGCCAAATAGTTTGTCAAGTTGCTGGCAACAAAAAAGTGATCAAGGAATATCATACAGTTTGTCTAACACCACTGAGCAACTAAGTGATTTTAGTATGACAGGTGTTCTCTGTGCTCTTCACAGAACTTAGATATGACTTACCAGCATCATACAAGTTTCATAAGAAGTCATCTGTAAGTATTTTCCTTATCCCATATTAAATTATGAAATTGTATCTGAAATTTAGAAGCAATTGGCTAATAGTTTAAAACTCAAGTCTGAATTCAGTTTAACTTGCATTGCAGTAGTGCTTAATCGTGTGCTAGACACTCTACAAAGGGGTTAGAGCTGCACTTGTGACTCAGTTTAATATTTTTACCAAACTCATTTGCACATTTGGTTTCAGGATTGGTGTCATGTGCTTTGAAGTTGGTGGAGTAGAAACATCCCAGAAAAGTTAAGTTGTCTCTAACCCTCTTCTAGATGGGTTGAGGGCACTGTAGTTAGTACCTCTAGCATAAAGAATTCTATTGTAGGATTATGTTTGTATTGCATAGCATTTAGGCTCAGCTCTTGCTTCTGGCTTACCATACTAAGACCCTGAATTAATCTAATTAAGACTTAGCAAGTGGGTGCAAGAGGCTATCAGATCTTGTTTCCATGTATCAGATAAATTTAGTGTCTAAACTCCTACTTGCTCCCACCTACAGTTGACTAGGGtgaactcctgcccccattgaATGCAAAAGCAGAATTCCATTTGACTTCAGATGGGACCAGGATTTTACTCTTAAAGGAAGGGTCATGGCTTTGGACTAGTGTGAGGGTGTACCATGCATAAGGGCAGCATGGACAAAAGCAATCAAGAGCTGGTGGGAACAGGTAGTTAAGTGATGGCAGAGTAGGAGACAACAGAAGCAGCAATAGGTGATGTAAGATATATGAGGAAGTGGTTGAGTTATGATTAAGGACCAAAACTTTGTATTTCACATAGTGGAAGCAGTATGTGTTTTgggtttttgggtttgtttttttttgaaggAGAGGAGATGACCACCTGGTTAGAACAAGCTGCATTTAGAGTGGATCCAAGGGGAGTAAGGTGGATGCCAAGAAGGTTAAAGGGGAAGTGTCAGTAGTCACACAGAGAGGAGGACCTGGATAAGAGTCTGATCAGAAAGACCAGCAGTTACCTGGAAATAAGCAGCAAGGCTTAGATGAGAGAGTAGGTGTAACATGAAGGCAGAGTCAGAGACCAAAAATTGTAGCATCAATGGCACTTTTGATGTATGTATGTACCACTTGGAGTTGCATTTGGCTAGATATCTTCTCCACAGTGAGGGACTATAAGAGTTTTATCCCACTGAAGCTATCCTTAGTCAAACTATTTCCTGATTAGCATATTTATAGCCCAAGTAGTGTGCATATCTGATCTTTGACAGGGTTCTGTCCACTAACATTAATAAGTTTGATGCTAGCATTCAACGGTCCATGATTTTTAAATATGGAATTTTATTGGTGTTTTTCATACAACTTCAAAATTACAGTCAGATTCAGGGATAGACCCTCCCTTTATACATTTGACTCAAATGCCAGAAATACTGAGGATCTGACAGTATAAGCAAaactataaatataaaaaaaaaatatccaagTTGGCATG comes from Mauremys reevesii isolate NIE-2019 linkage group 11, ASM1616193v1, whole genome shotgun sequence and encodes:
- the METTL5 gene encoding rRNA N6-adenosine-methyltransferase METTL5 isoform X1 yields the protein MKKLKLKELESRLQQVDDFENPKLLLEQYPTRPHIAACMLYTIHNTFDDIENKVVADLGCGCGVLSIGSVMLGAGLCVGFDLDADALEIFSRNAEEFDLTNIDMIQCDVCSLPARSSKTFDTVIMNPPFGTKHNKGMDMTFLKVALQMAQTAVYSLHKTSTRKHIQKKADEWKVKMEVIAELRYDLPASYKFHKKSSTALQAEVKIPDHTSERNNG
- the METTL5 gene encoding rRNA N6-adenosine-methyltransferase METTL5 isoform X3, which encodes MKKLKLKELESRLQQVDDFENPKLLLEQYPTRPHIAACMLYTIHNTFDDIENKVVADLGCGCGVLSIGSVMLGAGLCVGFDLDADALEIFSRNAEEFDLTNIDMIQCDVCSLPARSSKTFDTVIMNPPFGTKHNKGMDMTFLKVALQMAQTAVYSLHKTSTRKHIQKKADEWKVKMEVIAELRYDLPASYKFHKKSSDWCHVL
- the METTL5 gene encoding rRNA N6-adenosine-methyltransferase METTL5 isoform X2; translated protein: MKKLKLKELESRLQQVDDFENPKLLLEQYPTRPHIAACMLYTIHNTFDDIENKVVADLGCGCGVLSIGSVMLGAGLCVGFDLDADALEIFSRNAEEFDLTNIDMIQCDVCSLPARSSKTFDTVIMNPPFGTKHNKGMDMTFLKVALQMAQTAVYSLHKTSTRKHIQKKADEWKVKMEVIAELRYDLPASYKFHKKSSVDIEVDLIRFSSEKLPN